In Streptomyces sp. RFCAC02, the following proteins share a genomic window:
- the sufB gene encoding Fe-S cluster assembly protein SufB, whose amino-acid sequence MTLPTETAHPELEGLGKYEYGWADSDAAGAAAKRGLSEAVVRDISGKKSEPDWMLDTRLKGLKLFGRKPMPTWGSDLSGIDFDNIKYFVRSTEKQAQSWEDLPEDIKNTYDKLGIPEAEKQRLVAGVAAQYESEVVYHQIREDLERQGVIFLDTDTALKEHPELFQEHFGTVIPPGDNKFAALNTAVWSGGSFIYVPPGVHVDIPLQAYFRINTENMGQFERTLIIVDENAYVHYVEGCTAPIYQSDSLHSAVVEIIVKKGGRCRYTTIQNWSNNVYNLVTKRAVAYEGATMEWVDGNIGSKVTMKYPAIYLMGEHAKGETLSIAFAGEGQHQDAGAKMVHMAPRTSSNIVSKSVARGGGRTSYRGLIEISEGAAGSKSNVLCDALLVDTVSRSDTYPYVDVREDDVTMGHEATVSKVSDDQLFYLMSRGLSEDEAMAMIVRGFVEPIAKELPMEYALELNRLIELQMEGAVG is encoded by the coding sequence ATGACACTCCCCACGGAGACTGCCCACCCCGAACTCGAGGGCCTGGGCAAGTACGAGTACGGCTGGGCCGACTCCGACGCGGCCGGCGCCGCCGCCAAGCGGGGCCTGTCCGAGGCGGTCGTCCGGGACATCTCCGGGAAGAAGTCCGAGCCGGACTGGATGCTCGACACGCGCCTGAAGGGCCTGAAGCTCTTCGGCAGGAAGCCCATGCCCACCTGGGGCTCCGACCTCAGCGGCATCGACTTCGACAACATCAAGTACTTCGTGCGGTCCACGGAGAAGCAGGCCCAGTCCTGGGAGGACCTGCCCGAGGACATCAAGAACACCTACGACAAGCTCGGCATCCCCGAGGCGGAGAAGCAGCGGCTCGTCGCCGGTGTCGCCGCGCAGTACGAGTCGGAGGTCGTCTACCACCAGATCCGCGAGGACCTGGAGCGGCAGGGTGTCATCTTCCTCGACACCGACACGGCGCTGAAGGAGCACCCGGAGCTGTTCCAGGAGCACTTCGGCACGGTCATCCCGCCCGGCGACAACAAGTTCGCCGCGCTGAACACGGCCGTGTGGTCCGGCGGGTCGTTCATCTACGTGCCGCCGGGCGTGCACGTCGACATCCCGCTCCAGGCCTACTTCCGCATCAACACGGAGAACATGGGCCAGTTCGAGCGGACGCTGATCATCGTCGACGAGAACGCGTACGTCCACTACGTCGAGGGCTGCACCGCGCCGATCTACCAGTCGGACTCGCTGCACTCCGCGGTTGTGGAGATCATCGTGAAGAAGGGCGGCCGCTGCCGCTACACGACCATCCAGAACTGGTCCAACAACGTCTACAACCTGGTGACCAAGCGCGCCGTCGCGTACGAGGGCGCCACCATGGAGTGGGTCGACGGCAACATCGGCTCCAAGGTCACCATGAAGTACCCCGCCATCTACCTGATGGGCGAGCACGCCAAGGGCGAGACGCTGTCCATCGCGTTCGCCGGCGAGGGCCAGCACCAGGACGCGGGCGCCAAGATGGTCCACATGGCCCCCCGCACGTCCTCCAACATCGTCTCCAAGTCGGTGGCGCGCGGCGGCGGCCGCACGTCCTACCGCGGTCTGATCGAGATCAGCGAGGGCGCGGCCGGCTCCAAGTCGAACGTGCTGTGCGACGCCCTCCTGGTGGACACGGTCTCCCGCTCCGACACCTACCCGTACGTCGACGTCCGCGAGGACGACGTGACCATGGGCCACGAGGCGACCGTCTCCAAGGTCAGCGACGACCAGCTCTTCTACCTGATGAGCCGCGGGCTGTCCGAGGACGAGGCCATGGCGATGATCGTGCGCGGCTTCGTCGAGCCGATCGCGAAGGAGCTGCCCATGGAGTACGCCCTGGAGCTCAACCGGCTGATCGAGCTGCAGATGGAGGGCGCGGTCGGCTGA
- the sufD gene encoding Fe-S cluster assembly protein SufD encodes MADTQSIPAGASAGGSVAVAAESTVATRMSAPPSYDVADFPVPGGREEEWRFTPLERLRGLHDGSAAGGGSIKSDLTLPEGVTATTVGRDDPRVGKAGKPVDRVAAQAFSSFEKATVVSVPAEAVLTEPVRIVLTGEGGATFGHTVFEIGAFAEVVIVADHLGDAVRAANVEFLVGDGAKVTFVSVQDWADTAVHCSQHTVRVGRDATFKSVVVTFGGDLVRIHPNISFDGPGGEAELYGLYFTDNGQHHEHRLLVDHNAPNCRSNVAYKGALQGDAAHAVWIGDVLIRAAATGTDTYELNRNLVLTDGARVDSVPNLEIETGEIVGAGHASATGRFEDEQLFYLMARGIPADEARRLVVRGFFAELVQQIGVPDVEERLIAKLQEELEASIA; translated from the coding sequence ATGGCCGATACGCAGAGTATTCCGGCCGGCGCCAGCGCGGGCGGGTCGGTCGCGGTGGCCGCCGAGTCCACCGTCGCGACCCGGATGAGCGCCCCGCCGTCCTACGATGTGGCGGACTTCCCCGTGCCGGGCGGCCGCGAGGAGGAGTGGCGGTTCACGCCGCTGGAGCGGCTGCGCGGCCTGCACGACGGCAGCGCCGCCGGCGGCGGGTCCATCAAGTCGGACCTGACGCTGCCCGAGGGCGTCACCGCCACCACGGTGGGCCGTGACGACCCGCGCGTCGGGAAGGCCGGGAAGCCCGTGGACCGGGTCGCGGCGCAGGCGTTCAGCTCCTTCGAGAAGGCCACGGTGGTGAGCGTGCCGGCCGAGGCCGTGCTCACCGAGCCGGTGCGGATCGTCCTGACCGGTGAGGGCGGCGCGACCTTCGGGCACACCGTCTTCGAGATCGGCGCGTTCGCCGAGGTCGTGATCGTCGCCGACCACCTCGGGGACGCCGTGCGCGCAGCGAACGTCGAGTTCCTCGTCGGCGACGGCGCGAAGGTCACGTTCGTCAGCGTCCAGGACTGGGCGGACACCGCCGTCCACTGCTCGCAGCACACGGTGCGGGTCGGCCGGGACGCGACGTTCAAGTCGGTCGTGGTGACGTTCGGCGGCGACCTGGTCCGCATCCACCCGAACATCTCCTTCGACGGCCCCGGCGGCGAGGCCGAGCTGTACGGCCTCTACTTCACCGACAACGGGCAGCACCACGAGCACCGCCTCCTCGTCGACCACAACGCGCCCAACTGCCGCAGCAACGTCGCGTACAAGGGCGCCCTCCAGGGCGACGCCGCGCACGCCGTGTGGATCGGGGACGTCCTGATCCGCGCCGCAGCGACCGGCACCGACACCTACGAGCTGAACCGCAACCTCGTCCTCACCGACGGCGCGCGCGTCGACTCCGTGCCGAACCTGGAGATCGAGACCGGCGAGATCGTCGGCGCCGGACACGCCTCGGCGACCGGCCGCTTCGAGGACGAGCAGCTCTTCTACCTGATGGCCCGCGGCATCCCGGCCGACGAGGCGCGGCGCCTGGTCGTGCGCGGCTTCTTCGCCGAGCTGGTCCAGCA